A stretch of the Deltaproteobacteria bacterium genome encodes the following:
- a CDS encoding tetratricopeptide repeat protein — protein MIKNRGQGSGVRGQKWKKILFFLLLFTVHCSLFTVVTSCSDDPATHAYQKADELLSKGQYAKAIKAYKNIAEKYQESILGPQAQYKIGQIYHLYMNNDIEAIKSYKTLILMYPGSPEITPARKDMAEIYLRQGNYQKAISEYQWLVKNSQGREREQFHYEIAMCYLKMSDATQARIELQELLKSEPSYDIVKKILYQIASTFYIEGKFNNAINIYNEIIINYPEDELAIEAKFGKAVNLEELNNLKDALMVYKDILDKYPNKEVIKDRIRGIEARLKQAR, from the coding sequence ATGATTAAAAACAGGGGTCAGGGGTCAGGGGTCAGGGGTCAGAAGTGGAAAAAGATTTTATTTTTTCTATTACTGTTCACTGTTCACTGCTCACTGTTCACTGTAGTTACTTCTTGTTCTGATGACCCTGCAACGCATGCGTATCAAAAGGCGGATGAACTTCTGTCAAAAGGGCAGTATGCAAAGGCAATTAAGGCTTATAAAAATATTGCTGAAAAATATCAGGAAAGTATTTTAGGCCCTCAGGCGCAATATAAGATTGGACAGATATACCACCTATACATGAATAACGACATAGAGGCAATAAAATCTTATAAGACATTGATACTTATGTATCCCGGCAGCCCAGAGATTACACCTGCCAGAAAAGATATGGCAGAAATCTATTTAAGACAGGGGAATTATCAAAAGGCAATAAGTGAATACCAGTGGCTGGTAAAAAATTCGCAAGGCAGGGAGAGGGAACAGTTTCATTATGAAATTGCCATGTGCTATTTGAAAATGTCTGATGCAACGCAGGCAAGGATAGAATTGCAGGAACTACTCAAAAGCGAACCGTCTTACGATATTGTCAAAAAAATACTCTATCAGATAGCCAGCACATTTTACATTGAAGGAAAATTTAATAATGCAATAAATATCTATAATGAGATTATTATAAATTATCCTGAAGATGAACTGGCTATAGAGGCAAAGTTTGGCAAGGCTGTGAATCTGGAGGAGTTGAATAATCTGAAAGATGCCCTTATGGTCTATAAGGATATTTTAGACAAATATCCCAATAAGGAAGTGATAAAAGACCGTATAAGAGGTATTGAAGCAAGATTAAAACAGGCAAGGTAA
- the ispG gene encoding flavodoxin-dependent (E)-4-hydroxy-3-methylbut-2-enyl-diphosphate synthase produces MRQRRTRQIKIGSVRIGGDAPVSVQSMTNTDTLDVNATVRQIKVLEKAGCEIIRIAVPNQDAADVLDKIKKKISIPLIADIHFDYRLAIKAVEKGVDGLRLNPGNIGSKERVKEVVKAANEKHIPIRIGINAGSLEKDILKKYGHPTPEGMVESAMRHIRILEDLDFFDIKISLKASDIWKTIDAYRLLSKKVDYPFHIGITEAGTVFSGSIKSAVGLGILLSEGLGDTLRVSLTGDPVEEVRVGWEILKSLKLRQRGVNIISCPTCGRIKIDAIKLATEIERRLYHITKPINIAVMGCVVNGPGEAVESDIGIAGGDGVGLLYIGGKAVKKVKEKDIIEAVIKEVERIAG; encoded by the coding sequence ATGAGGCAGCGTAGAACAAGACAGATAAAAATAGGCAGTGTAAGGATTGGCGGAGATGCCCCTGTTTCTGTTCAGTCCATGACAAATACAGATACCCTTGATGTAAATGCGACCGTCCGACAAATCAAGGTGTTGGAAAAGGCAGGCTGCGAGATTATAAGGATTGCCGTGCCAAATCAGGATGCAGCAGATGTTCTGGATAAGATAAAAAAGAAAATATCAATTCCGCTTATTGCTGATATTCATTTTGACTACAGACTTGCGATAAAGGCAGTTGAAAAAGGTGTTGATGGACTGCGGTTAAACCCCGGCAACATCGGAAGCAAAGAAAGGGTTAAAGAGGTTGTAAAGGCAGCAAATGAAAAACATATACCGATACGAATAGGCATAAATGCAGGTTCTCTTGAAAAGGACATTCTTAAAAAATATGGACATCCCACGCCAGAAGGCATGGTTGAGAGCGCCATGCGGCATATCCGTATATTAGAGGATTTGGATTTTTTTGATATAAAAATATCTTTAAAGGCATCTGACATATGGAAGACAATTGATGCTTATAGACTACTCTCTAAAAAGGTTGATTACCCCTTCCATATAGGTATAACAGAGGCAGGTACGGTCTTTTCAGGCTCGATAAAATCTGCTGTCGGTCTCGGAATCCTCCTGTCAGAAGGGCTTGGCGATACGCTCCGTGTGTCCCTTACAGGCGACCCTGTGGAAGAGGTAAGGGTCGGCTGGGAGATTTTAAAGTCTCTGAAACTGCGTCAGAGGGGGGTCAATATAATCTCATGCCCAACCTGCGGAAGGATAAAGATAGACGCGATAAAACTTGCAACTGAGATAGAAAGAAGATTGTATCATATAACAAAACCGATAAATATCGCTGTGATGGGCTGCGTTGTCAATGGTCCCGGCGAGGCAGTGGAATCAGACATTGGCATTGCAGGTGGTGATGGTGTAGGACTCTTGTATATCGGCGGCAAGGCTGTTAAGAAGGTAAAGGAAAAGGATATTATTGAGGCGGTTATAAAAGAGGTGGAAAGGATTGCAGGATAG
- a CDS encoding 1-acyl-sn-glycerol-3-phosphate acyltransferase, whose protein sequence is MIFRTITTWFLGLITTISLFPFIIFTSIFDRSGNSAHLIGRFWAMTILFLSGVKVKMEGLENVANAPQIFISNHQGAFDILVLQAYLPAQFRWLAKKSLFKIPIIGWSMSIAGYVPIDRGHAGKAYHGLGKAGEKLKKGTSILIFPEGTRSRIDELLPFKRGGFALAANTAFPITPISIIGTRDIMKRGSIFIRPARVNVMIGNQIKTADVDDKALMEMARNTIQHNLKQYKMNN, encoded by the coding sequence ATGATTTTCAGAACTATCACTACATGGTTTTTGGGACTGATAACAACTATCTCTCTATTCCCGTTTATCATCTTTACATCTATATTTGACAGGAGCGGAAATTCAGCCCATCTTATAGGCAGGTTTTGGGCAATGACAATCCTTTTCTTAAGCGGTGTAAAAGTAAAAATGGAAGGCTTGGAAAATGTTGCAAACGCACCTCAGATATTTATATCTAATCATCAGGGGGCATTTGACATCCTTGTATTGCAGGCATATCTGCCTGCACAGTTCAGATGGCTTGCCAAAAAGAGTTTATTTAAAATACCAATAATCGGCTGGTCTATGAGCATTGCAGGTTATGTGCCTATTGACAGGGGTCATGCAGGCAAGGCATATCATGGTCTGGGAAAGGCAGGGGAAAAACTAAAGAAAGGGACATCTATCCTTATATTTCCTGAGGGCACAAGGAGCAGAATAGACGAACTCCTGCCGTTCAAGAGAGGCGGCTTTGCTCTTGCAGCAAATACTGCCTTCCCAATAACACCCATATCAATAATAGGCACGCGTGACATAATGAAAAGGGGCAGTATATTTATAAGACCTGCCAGAGTAAACGTAATGATAGGCAATCAGATAAAAACAGCAGACGTGGATGATAAGGCGCTCATGGAAATGGCAAGAAATACGATTCAGCATAACTTAAAACAGTATAAGATGAATAACTGA
- a CDS encoding TonB family protein gives MSIKKTLKPQDSNNISIFLIISFLLHLILPFLLPQFTQEFDKPEYISEPVVIDIPEEQTPIIPSGEIADVPKDVKSEALKRMPGSKTAKRLADRQLKSEREMSPKSSIGLPSVPETTPQPEQPLPLSEPEPISEPKPMPKHQEIVKEQDAESSRDVKEEPPKDAPKAKEQDKETDVKPPKEEIAQVVKEEKKEGSDRPDKVELKDSKKVVIEKTEVKEEIKKTAEDVVKEKPASFPKKELPKDERRDIRQKTEKETTPEKKEIKEPERMLPREKLFPSGERLAELDKEYQQKGVPGLEEGKTLSLNTSEFRYYSYLMGIKRRIELVWNYPYAAARAGQQGKLELSFTIKKDGTVEEIKILKSSGYAMLDNEAISAIKLAAPFTEFPKGFNLERFTIAATFEYIIQPFFFRRDDR, from the coding sequence ATGTCAATAAAAAAAACACTTAAACCACAAGACTCAAATAATATCAGCATCTTTTTAATCATATCTTTTCTCCTGCATCTTATTCTTCCATTTTTACTGCCGCAGTTTACCCAAGAGTTTGATAAGCCAGAATATATTTCAGAGCCTGTTGTCATAGACATACCAGAGGAGCAGACTCCCATTATCCCATCTGGCGAAATAGCAGATGTTCCAAAAGATGTTAAGTCTGAAGCACTAAAAAGGATGCCCGGTTCTAAAACTGCAAAGAGACTTGCTGACAGGCAATTAAAATCAGAGAGAGAAATGAGTCCAAAGTCATCTATTGGACTACCATCCGTTCCTGAAACCACACCACAGCCAGAACAACCCTTGCCCTTGTCAGAACCAGAACCTATATCTGAACCAAAACCTATGCCAAAACATCAGGAAATAGTAAAGGAGCAGGATGCAGAAAGTTCACGGGATGTAAAAGAAGAACCGCCAAAAGATGCGCCAAAGGCAAAAGAACAGGATAAGGAAACAGATGTGAAACCTCCAAAAGAAGAGATAGCACAAGTAGTCAAAGAAGAAAAAAAGGAAGGTTCAGATAGACCTGACAAGGTAGAGTTAAAAGACAGCAAAAAGGTTGTAATTGAAAAGACAGAGGTTAAAGAGGAGATAAAAAAGACAGCAGAGGATGTGGTTAAAGAAAAACCTGCCAGTTTTCCAAAAAAAGAACTCCCGAAAGATGAGAGGAGAGATATTCGTCAAAAGACTGAAAAGGAAACCACGCCAGAGAAAAAGGAGATAAAAGAACCTGAAAGGATGCTGCCAAGAGAAAAGCTCTTCCCATCAGGAGAGAGGCTGGCAGAACTTGATAAAGAATATCAACAAAAAGGGGTACCTGGTCTAGAAGAAGGAAAGACCTTAAGCCTCAATACAAGTGAATTCAGGTATTATTCATACCTGATGGGCATAAAAAGGAGGATTGAACTTGTATGGAATTATCCCTATGCCGCTGCCCGGGCAGGACAGCAGGGCAAACTTGAATTGTCATTTACTATAAAAAAGGATGGGACAGTTGAAGAGATTAAAATCTTAAAATCCTCTGGTTATGCAATGCTTGATAATGAGGCAATATCAGCAATCAAACTAGCAGCACCGTTTACTGAATTTCCAAAGGGTTTTAACCTTGAGAGGTTTACCATTGCTGCTACATTTGAATATATTATTCAGCCGTTTTTTTTTAGAAGGGATGATAGGTAA
- the recO gene encoding DNA repair protein RecO: MSHLYTTSAILLNSIDYGESDRIVNFYTIDFGKMGGIAKGAKRSKKRFVNCLEPFSYVKIIFAQKQNASLVRIDQCELIDGFHSIKHSLEAIASGSYFLELLSEMVKEGQKNTRVFELLLNFLKYLDAGREPETLTRFFEIKLLSILGYQPHLDRCVVCKKLVDTDVKIYFSSPKGGIICQSCITPLEPSIPISHGTAKSLALAANAGFEGLSRLTLSFHIKNESARMLEDFIRYQLGKELKSKRFIKEVFL, encoded by the coding sequence ATGTCTCATCTTTATACCACATCTGCAATACTGCTTAACTCCATTGACTATGGGGAATCAGACAGGATTGTAAATTTTTACACAATAGATTTTGGAAAGATGGGCGGCATTGCAAAGGGTGCAAAAAGGAGTAAAAAGAGATTTGTAAATTGTCTTGAACCTTTTTCATATGTAAAGATTATATTCGCACAAAAACAGAATGCCTCCCTTGTAAGGATTGACCAGTGCGAACTTATAGATGGTTTTCACAGTATTAAACATAGTCTTGAAGCAATTGCATCAGGCAGTTATTTTCTAGAACTCCTGTCCGAGATGGTGAAGGAAGGACAAAAAAATACACGGGTTTTTGAACTCCTTTTAAACTTTCTGAAATATCTAGATGCAGGAAGGGAGCCAGAAACACTCACCAGGTTCTTTGAGATAAAACTTCTGTCCATACTTGGTTATCAGCCTCACCTTGACAGATGTGTTGTCTGCAAGAAACTCGTTGACACTGATGTAAAGATATATTTTTCATCTCCAAAAGGAGGCATTATTTGTCAATCATGTATAACACCTTTAGAACCAAGTATACCTATTTCTCACGGCACAGCGAAATCCCTTGCCCTTGCAGCAAATGCAGGTTTTGAAGGGCTAAGCAGGCTTACCTTGTCTTTTCATATAAAAAACGAAAGTGCACGGATGCTGGAGGATTTTATCAGGTATCAACTTGGCAAGGAGTTGAAGAGCAAAAGGTTTATAAAAGAGGTTTTTTTATGA
- a CDS encoding NAD(P)H-dependent glycerol-3-phosphate dehydrogenase has product MENSKFQIPNSKFEDVGVLGAGSWGTTLANLVAEKGYKVSLWVRRKDLCDKMQNTSENPDYLPGIKLSKNILATTSLEDAVRDKTFIICVIPSHGVRAVLSSVKHIFSKESLIVSASKGIEEDTLLTVSEILKAILPEAVHKNIAVLSGPSFAKEVSLKLPTAVCIAGKEKGVSERFQNLLVTDYFRVYTNEDLIGVELGGALKNVIAIASGICDGMGLGNNARAALITRGLAEIARLGSKMGANPLTFSGLSGLGDMVLTCTGELSRNRYVGNMIGKGFRLDDILKEMKMVAEGVRTAKAAYELSIKHGVYMPITEEVYNVLYKNKPPNNAVFELMTREQKGEVE; this is encoded by the coding sequence ATGGAAAATTCAAAATTCCAAATTCCAAATTCAAAATTTGAGGATGTAGGTGTGCTTGGTGCAGGCTCATGGGGAACAACCCTTGCAAATTTGGTTGCAGAAAAGGGTTATAAGGTTAGTTTGTGGGTGAGAAGAAAAGACCTCTGCGATAAAATGCAAAATACAAGTGAGAATCCCGACTATCTCCCCGGCATTAAACTCTCTAAGAATATTCTGGCAACAACATCTCTTGAAGATGCAGTTAGAGACAAGACATTTATTATTTGCGTCATACCTTCGCATGGAGTAAGGGCTGTCTTATCTTCTGTAAAGCATATTTTTTCAAAGGAGAGTCTGATTGTAAGCGCATCAAAGGGCATAGAAGAAGACACACTTTTAACTGTATCAGAGATTTTAAAGGCAATACTGCCTGAAGCCGTGCATAAAAATATCGCTGTCCTTTCAGGTCCATCATTTGCAAAAGAGGTGAGTTTAAAACTGCCCACAGCAGTCTGTATTGCAGGCAAGGAGAAAGGGGTTTCTGAAAGGTTTCAAAACCTGTTAGTTACAGATTATTTCAGGGTTTATACAAACGAGGATTTGATTGGTGTTGAACTAGGCGGTGCATTAAAGAATGTCATTGCAATTGCATCAGGTATATGTGACGGTATGGGACTTGGAAATAATGCAAGGGCTGCCCTCATTACAAGAGGACTGGCAGAGATTGCAAGGCTTGGCAGCAAGATGGGCGCAAATCCCTTGACATTTTCAGGGCTTTCAGGGCTTGGGGATATGGTCTTAACATGCACAGGGGAATTAAGCAGGAACAGGTATGTCGGCAATATGATTGGCAAAGGGTTTAGACTGGATGATATTTTAAAAGAGATGAAGATGGTTGCAGAAGGTGTCAGGACTGCAAAGGCTGCCTATGAATTATCTATTAAACATGGTGTATATATGCCGATAACAGAGGAGGTCTATAATGTGCTTTATAAAAATAAACCTCCTAATAATGCTGTGTTTGAACTTATGACAAGGGAACAAAAGGGTGAAGTGGAATAA
- the nrdR gene encoding transcriptional repressor NrdR: MKCPFCGFIEDKVIDSRVSQEGDITRRRRECLKCSGRFTTYERVEEILPLIVKKDGRREPFDRMKIVVGIQKACEKRPVSAEQIETVVERIERVFQGVGEKEVKSSQIGEAIMAELKKMDEVAYVRFASVYREFRDINEFMRELNVLLDGRKIRK; this comes from the coding sequence ATGAAGTGTCCATTTTGCGGGTTTATAGAAGATAAGGTCATAGATTCCAGAGTCTCTCAGGAAGGGGATATTACACGTCGCCGCAGGGAGTGTCTTAAATGCAGCGGTCGTTTTACAACATATGAGAGGGTTGAAGAGATTCTGCCGCTTATTGTTAAAAAGGATGGACGACGTGAGCCGTTTGACAGGATGAAAATCGTTGTCGGCATACAAAAGGCATGTGAGAAAAGACCTGTAAGCGCTGAACAAATTGAGACCGTTGTTGAAAGGATAGAAAGGGTTTTTCAAGGGGTTGGAGAAAAAGAGGTCAAGAGTTCCCAAATCGGAGAGGCGATTATGGCTGAACTAAAAAAAATGGATGAGGTTGCATATGTTAGGTTTGCATCAGTTTATAGAGAATTCAGGGACATAAATGAATTCATGAGGGAGCTCAATGTCCTTCTTGATGGCAGGAAGATAAGGAAATGA
- the mgtE gene encoding magnesium transporter produces the protein MDIQLLKKCLEDNNERGIKEFLSPLHPSDIAKLFPELEENERVILFKSLLPETASEVLLELDEHTREKLIASISDTELIEVVDEMATDDAADVIAELPEEDAETILDGIKKEEGAKVRKLLKYPEDTAGGIMQTELVAVHEDATIQETIEQVRAKSEDVSDIHNVFVTDSDGKLTGVVPLDKLILAKPHLPVKDIMNTQSIKVTVDTDQEDVAKIFKKYDAVSLAVVDADDRLLGRITIDDVMDVVEEEIFEDFYKMAGLNTNERVLDPPSRSFKLRAPWLLVNLATAFLAAGIVKIFEGTLQTAVTLAVFMPVVAGMGGNAATQTITVVVRGIALGELEFRHAKRVLLNQVLVGFANGILTGATAVVVAHLFGISYSIGILLFLAMTANMVIAGFSGTLIPLILKWFKADPALSAAVFVTTCTDVGGFFSFLGLATVFMKYGYL, from the coding sequence ATGGACATACAACTTCTTAAAAAATGCTTAGAGGATAACAATGAAAGAGGGATAAAGGAATTCCTCTCCCCTTTGCACCCTTCTGATATTGCGAAACTCTTTCCCGAACTTGAAGAAAATGAACGGGTAATATTATTCAAATCTCTCCTTCCTGAAACTGCATCAGAGGTCCTCCTTGAACTTGATGAACACACCAGAGAAAAGTTGATTGCCTCCATATCCGACACCGAACTTATAGAGGTTGTTGATGAGATGGCGACCGATGACGCTGCGGATGTCATTGCAGAACTGCCTGAAGAAGACGCAGAGACAATCCTTGATGGCATCAAAAAGGAAGAAGGCGCTAAGGTAAGAAAACTTCTCAAATATCCCGAAGACACCGCAGGCGGCATAATGCAGACAGAACTTGTTGCTGTCCATGAAGATGCCACAATTCAGGAAACCATTGAACAGGTAAGGGCAAAGAGTGAAGATGTATCTGATATACACAATGTGTTTGTTACAGATAGTGATGGAAAACTTACCGGTGTTGTGCCGCTTGACAAACTTATTCTTGCAAAACCTCATCTGCCTGTAAAAGACATAATGAACACACAGTCTATAAAGGTAACTGTGGATACAGACCAGGAAGATGTGGCAAAGATATTCAAAAAATATGATGCTGTAAGCCTTGCTGTTGTTGATGCAGATGATAGGCTCCTGGGCAGGATTACAATAGACGATGTAATGGATGTTGTTGAAGAGGAAATCTTTGAAGACTTTTACAAGATGGCAGGTCTTAATACAAACGAAAGGGTGCTTGACCCTCCTTCAAGGTCTTTTAAACTCAGGGCGCCGTGGCTCCTTGTAAATCTTGCAACTGCATTTCTTGCGGCAGGCATTGTAAAAATCTTTGAAGGTACACTCCAGACCGCTGTTACACTTGCTGTTTTTATGCCCGTTGTGGCTGGCATGGGCGGCAATGCAGCGACCCAGACCATAACTGTTGTAGTAAGGGGTATTGCACTTGGAGAACTTGAATTCAGACACGCAAAAAGGGTGCTTTTAAATCAGGTGCTCGTAGGCTTTGCAAACGGCATTCTCACAGGTGCAACGGCTGTCGTTGTTGCGCATCTGTTCGGAATAAGTTATTCAATCGGCATCCTCTTATTTTTGGCAATGACAGCAAATATGGTAATTGCAGGCTTCAGCGGGACACTTATACCGCTTATACTTAAATGGTTTAAGGCAGACCCTGCCCTATCTGCTGCCGTGTTCGTAACCACATGCACCGATGTAGGGGGGTTTTTTTCATTTCTGGGACTTGCAACCGTTTTTATGAAATATGGATACCTGTAA
- the ribD gene encoding bifunctional diaminohydroxyphosphoribosylaminopyrimidine deaminase/5-amino-6-(5-phosphoribosylamino)uracil reductase RibD, whose amino-acid sequence MGSHEDFMRLAVNVAKKGIGRTSPNPAVGAVVVKDNRIVGKGYHKMAGLAHAEINALNDAGNRAKGADLYVTLEPCSHYGKTPPCTLAVIERGIKRVFIGMKDPNPLVNGRGIRKLKGCGIEVKAGIFEDECRNINKPYMKYIKTGMPFVTLKLAASLDGRIATSAGESKWITADIARRYVHKIRSNADAVMVGIGTVLNDDPLLTVRVAGKREVRNNPIRIVVDSRLKTPLKARLLNVKEAKTIIATTKYADKKKIIQIEGKGAEVIVVDLKDRFIDLKKLMLKLGRLEIMNILIEGGSKLAASALKQGIIDNIKIFYAPILLGGDGIPLTASLGIKRLKDAVHFKDVRIKRIGEDMLIEGVPVYNSVSDQSFMRDECKS is encoded by the coding sequence ATGGGTTCGCATGAAGATTTTATGAGGCTTGCTGTTAATGTTGCAAAAAAGGGTATAGGAAGGACAAGTCCTAATCCAGCAGTTGGTGCTGTTGTGGTTAAGGATAACAGGATAGTCGGCAAAGGTTATCATAAAATGGCAGGGCTTGCCCATGCAGAAATAAATGCCTTAAATGATGCTGGAAATCGGGCAAAGGGTGCAGACCTTTATGTAACACTTGAGCCGTGCAGCCATTATGGCAAAACCCCGCCATGCACATTGGCAGTAATTGAGAGAGGTATTAAGAGGGTTTTTATAGGCATGAAAGACCCTAATCCGCTTGTAAACGGCAGAGGTATCAGGAAACTTAAAGGGTGCGGTATAGAGGTTAAGGCAGGCATTTTTGAGGACGAATGCAGAAATATAAATAAGCCATATATGAAATATATTAAAACAGGGATGCCATTTGTAACACTTAAACTCGCTGCATCCCTTGACGGCAGGATAGCAACCTCTGCAGGCGAGTCTAAATGGATAACAGCTGATATTGCACGCAGATATGTTCATAAAATCCGTTCAAATGCAGATGCTGTAATGGTAGGGATAGGGACAGTGTTAAATGATGACCCACTCTTGACAGTCCGTGTTGCAGGCAAAAGAGAGGTGAGAAATAATCCTATAAGAATTGTTGTTGACAGCAGACTAAAGACACCTTTAAAGGCAAGGCTGCTTAATGTGAAAGAGGCAAAGACAATTATTGCAACAACTAAATATGCCGACAAAAAAAAGATTATTCAAATAGAAGGCAAGGGTGCAGAGGTTATAGTTGTTGATTTAAAAGATAGGTTTATTGATTTAAAAAAACTTATGTTGAAACTTGGCAGGCTGGAGATAATGAATATACTTATAGAGGGTGGTTCAAAACTTGCTGCATCAGCGCTTAAGCAGGGAATTATTGATAATATCAAGATATTTTATGCGCCGATATTGTTAGGCGGTGACGGTATACCTCTAACCGCAAGTCTTGGCATAAAGAGATTAAAGGATGCAGTTCATTTTAAGGATGTCAGGATAAAAAGGATAGGGGAGGATATGCTTATTGAAGGTGTGCCTGTATATAATAGTGTGTCAGACCAGAGTTTTATGAGAGATGAATGTAAAAGTTGA